Proteins encoded in a region of the Anguilla anguilla isolate fAngAng1 chromosome 10, fAngAng1.pri, whole genome shotgun sequence genome:
- the cltcl1 gene encoding clathrin heavy chain 1 isoform X1 codes for MAQILPIRFQEHLQLQSLGVNPANIGFSYLTMESDRFICIREKVGEQNQVVIIDMNDPTNPIRRPISADSAIMNPTSKVIALKDAAKTLQIFNIEMKSKLKAHTMVEEVMFWKWISVNTVALVTETAVFHWGMEGDSQPLKMFDRHASLAGCQIINYRTDEQQKWLLLIGISAQQNRVVGAMQLYSVDRKVSQPIEGHAAAFAQFKVEGNAKPSTLFCFAVRSQAGGKLHIIEVGQPAAGNQPFAKKAVDVFFPPEAQTDFPVAMQIGTKHGVIYLITKYGYIHLYDLESGVCIYMNRISAETIFVTAPHGPTSGIIGVNKKGQVLSVCVEEENIVSYATSVLQNPDLGLRMAVRSNLAGAEELFARKFSTLFAQGSYSEAAKVAASAPKGILRTADTIRKFQSVPAQPGQASPLLQYFGILLDQGQLNKFESLELCRPVLQQGRKQLLEKWLKEDKLECSEELGDLVKSADPTLALSVYLRANVPNKVIQCFAETGQFQKIVLYAKKVGYSPDWIFLLRNVMRVSPEQGLQFAQMLAQDEEPLANINQVVDVFMESSLIQQCTSFLLDALKNNRPAEGHLQTRLLEMNLIHAPQVADAILGNQMFTHYDRAHIAQLCEKAGLLQRALEHYTDLYDIKRTVVHTHLLNPEWLVNFFGSLSVEDSVECLRAMLSANIRQNLQLCVQVASKYHEQLGTQNLVELFESFKSYEGLFYFLGSIVNFSQDPDVHFKYIQAACKTGQIKEVERICRESNCYDPDRVKNFLKEAKLTDQLPLIIVCDRFDFVHDLVLYLYRNSLQKYIEIYVQKVNPSRLPVVIGGLLDVDCSEDVIKNLIMVVRGQFSTDELVAEVEKRNRLKLLLPWLESRIHEGCEEPATHNALAKIYIDSNNNPERFLRENPFYDSAVVGRYCEKRDPHLACVAYERGECDLDLIKVCNENSLFKSEARYLVRRKDADLWANVLEESNPFRRQLIDQVVQTALSETQDPEEVSVTVKAFMTADLPNELIELLEKIVLDNSVFSEHRNLQNLLILTAIKADRTRVMEYINRLDNYDAPDIANIAISNELFEEAFAIFRKFDVNTSAIQVLIEHIGNLDRAYEFAERCSEPAVWSQLARAQLQQELLKQAIDSYIKADDPSAYMEVVSAASKNSNWEDLVKFLQMARKKAREAYVETELIFALAKTNRLAELEEFVSGPNNAHIQQVGDRCYDEGMYDAAKLLYNNVSNFARLASTLVHLGEYQAAVDSARKANSTRTWKEVCFACVDGTEFRLAQICGLHIVIHADELEELIGYYQDRGYFEELIALLEAALGLERAHMGMFTELAILYSKFKPQKMREHLELFWSRVNIPKVLRAAEQAHLWAELVFLYDKYEEYDNAVITMMNQPTDAWKEGQFKDIIPKVANVELYYKALQFYLDFKPLLINDLLTVLSPRLDHTRAVSFFSKMTQLQLVKPYLRSVQSHNNRGVNEALNSLLTEEEDFQGLRASIDAYDNFDNISLAQRLEGHELVEFRRIAAYLYKGNHRWTQSVELCKKDRLYKDAMLYAAESKDAELAEKLLQWFLEEGKKECFAACLFASYDLLHPDVVLELAWRHNIMDFAMPYFIQLMREYLTKVDEVAEKVTVDKLEASESQRKTEEEVTEPTPIVFGQQLMLTAGPGAVPPQAGYPAYGYSAPGYSQPPYGYNM; via the exons ATGGCTCAGATACTGCCTATACGTTTTCAGGAACATCTGCAG CTGCAGAGCCTGGGCGTGAACCCGGCCAACATCGGCTTCAGCTACCTGACCATGGAGTCGGACCGCTTCATCTGCATCCGCGAGAAGGTGGGCGAGCAGAACCAGGTGGTGATCATCGACATGAACGACCCCACCAACCCCATCCGCCGACCAATCAGCGCAGACAGCGCCATCATGAACCCCACCAGCAAGGTCATCGCCCTCAAAg ACG ctgctAAGACGCTGCAGATCTTCAACATCGAGATGAAGAGCAAGCTGAAGGCGCACACCATGGTGGAGGAGGTGATGTTCTGGAAGTGGATCTCGGTGAACACGGTGGCGCTGGTGACGGAGACCGCCGTGTTCCACTGGGGCATGGAGGGCGACTCGCAGCCGCTCAAGATGTTCGACCGCCACGCCAGCCTGGCCGGCTGCCAGATCATCAACTACAGAACCGACGAGCAGCAGAAGTGGCTCCTGCTCATTGGCATCTCCGCCCAG CAAAACCGGGTGGTGGGCGCCATGCAGCTGTACTCGGTGGACAGGAAGGTGTCCCAGCCAATCGAAGGCCACGCTGCTGCTTTCGCTCAGTTCAAGGTGGAGGGAAACGCCAAACCCTCCACCCTCTTCTGCTTCGCTGTGAGGAGCCAGGCCGGGGGGAAG CTGCACATAATAGAGGTGGGCCAGCCTGCCGCTGGGAATCAGCCGTTTGCTAAGAAGGCCGTGGACGTGTTCTTCCCCCCCGAGGCACAGACGGACTTCCCCGTGGCCATGCAG ATTGGTACCAAACACGGCGTCATCTACCTGATCACCAAGTACGGCTACATTCACCTGTATGACCTGGAGTCCGGCGTGTGCATCTACATGAACCGCATCAGCGCAGAGACCATCTTCGTCACCGCCCCCCACGGCCCCACCTCCGGCATCATCGGGGTCAACAAGAAGGgccag GTTCTGTCGGTGTgcgtggaggaggagaacaTAGTGAGCTACGCCACCAGCGTGCTGCAGAACCCGGACCTGGGCCTGCGCATGGCCGTGCGCAGCAACCTGGCCGGCGCAGAGGAGCTCTTCGCCCGCAAGTTCAGCACGCTGTTCGCCCAGGGGAGCTACTCGGAGGCCGCCAAAGTCGCCGCGTCCGCCCCTAAG GGCATCCTGCGCACGGCCGACACCATCCGGAAGTTCCAGAGCGTCCCGGCGCAGCCCGGCCAGGCCTCGCCCCTGCTGCAGTATTTCGGCATCCTGCTGGACCAGGGCCAGCTCAACAAGTTCGAGTCCCTGGAGCTGTGCCGGCCCGTCCTGCAGCAGGGCCGCaagcagctgctggagaagTGGCTCAAAGAGGACAAG ctGGAGTGCTCGGAGGAGCTGGGTGATTTGGTGAAGAGTGCGGACCCCACTCTGGCCCTCAGTGTGTACCTGCGGGCCAACGTCCCCAACAAGGTCATCCAGTGCTTCGCCGAGACCGGCCAGTTCCAGAAGATCGTGCTGTATGCCAAAAAG GTGGGGTACTCCCCGGACTGGATCTTCCTCCTGAGGAACGTGATGCGGGTCAGCCCAGAACAGGGCCTGCAGTTCGCCCAGATGCTGGCCCAAGACGAGGAGCCGCTGGCCAACATCAACCAG GTGGTAGACGTGTTCATGGAGAGCAGTCTGATCCAGCAGTGCACGTCCTTCCTGCTGGACGCTCTGAAGAACAACAGGCCAGCGGAGGGCCACCTGCAGACTCGCCTGCTGGAGATGAACCTCATCCACGCCCCCCAG GTTGCTGATGCGATCCTGGGGAACCAGATGTTCACTCACTACGACCGCGCCCACATCGCCCAGCTGTGCGAGAAGGCGGGGCTTCTGCAGCGCGCGCTGGAGCACTACACCGACCTGTACGACATCAAACGCACTGTGGTGCACACGCACCTGCTCAACCCTGAG TGGCTGGTGAACTTCTTTGGCTCGCTGTCGGTGGAGGACTCGGTGGAGTGCCTGAGGGCCATGCTGTCCGCCAACATCCGGCAGAACCTGCAGCTCTGCGTGCAGGTGGCCTCCAAGTACCACGAGCAGCTGGGCACCCAGAACCTGGTGGAGCTCTTCGAGTCCTTCAAGAGCTACGAAG GGCTCTTCTACTTCCTGGGCTCCATTGTGAACTTCAGCCAGGACCCCGACGTCCATTTTAAGTACATCCAGGCGGCCTGCAAAACGGGACAGATCAAAGAAGTGGAGCGGATCTGCCGGGAGAGCAACTGCTACGACCCGGACCGAGTCAAGAACTTCCTCAAG GAGGCCAAGTTAACAGACCAGCTGCCGTTGATCATCGTTTGCGATCGTTTTGACTTTGTGCACGACCTGGTTCTCTACCTGTACAGGAACAGCCTGCAGAAGTACATCGAGATCTACGTGCAGAAG GTGAACCCCAGCCGTCTGCCCGTGGTGATTGGGGGGCTGCTGGACGTGGACTGCTCGGAGGACGTGATTAAGAACCTGATCATGGTGGTGCGAGGCCAGTTCTCCACCGACGAGCTGGTGGCCGAGGTTGAGAAGAGGAACAG gCTGAAGCTCCTGTTGCCGTGGCTGGAGTCTCGTATCCACGAGGGCTGTGAGGAGCCGGCCACCCACAACGCCCTGGCCAAGATCTACATCGACAGCAACAACAACCCCGAGCGCTTCCTGCGGGAGAACCCCTTCTACGACAGCGCGGTGGTGGGGCGCTACTGCGAGAAGAGGGACCCCCACCTGGCCTGCGTGGCCTACGAGCGCGGGGAGTGCGACCTGGACCTCATCAAG gtgtgcAATGAGAACTCCCTCTTCAAGAGCGAGGCGCGCTACCTGGTGCGCCGGAAAGATGCGGACCTGTGGGCCAACGTTCTGGAAGAGAGCAACCCCTTCAGACGCCAGCTGATCGATCAG GTGGTGCAGACGGCCCTGTCGGAGACGCAGGACCCCGAGGAGGTCTCCGTGACGGTGAAGGCCTTCATGACGGCCGACCTGCCCAACGAGCTCAtcgagctgctggagaagatcGTGCTGGACAACTCCGTCTTCAGCGAGCAccg GAACCTGCAGAACCTCCTGATCCTGACGGCGATCAAAGCGGACCGCACGCGCGTGATGGAGTACATCAACCGCCTGGACAACTACGACGCGCCCGACATCGCCAACATCGCCATCAGCAACGAGCTCTTCGAGGAGGCCTTCGCCATCTTCCGCAAGTTCGACGTCAACACCTCCGCTATCCag GTGCTGATCGAGCACATCGGGAACCTGGACCGGGCGTACGAGTTTGCGGAGCGCTGCAGCGAGCCGGCCGTGTGGAGCCAGCTGGCCCgggcccagctgcagcaggagctgctcAAGCAGGCCATCGACTCCTACATCAAAGCAGACGACCCGTCCGCCTACATGGAGGTGGTCAGCGCCGCCAGCAAGAACA GTAACTGGGAGGACCTGGTGAAGTTCCTGCAGATGGCGAGGAAGAAGGCTCGGGAGGCGTATGTGGAGACGGAGCTCATCTTCGCTCTGGCCAAAACCAACCGCCTGGCCGAGCTGGAGGAGTTTGTGAGCGGCCCCAACAACGCCCACATCCAgcag gTGGGGGACCGTTGCTATGACGAGGGCATGTACGACGCCGCCAAGCTGCTGTACAACAACGTGTCGAACTTCGCCCGCCTGGCGTCCACGCTGGTGCACCTGGGCGAGTACCAGGCGGCCGTGGACAGCGCCCGCAAGGCCAACAGCACCCGCACTTGGAAAGAG GTGTGCTTCGCCTGTGTGGATGGGACGGAATTCCGGCTGGCCCAAATCTGCGGCCTGCACATCGTTATCCACGCTGACGAGCTGGAGGAGCTCATCGGCTACTACCAG GACCGGGGGTACTTTGAGGAGCTGATCGCCCTGCTGGAGGCCGCGTTGGGGCTGGAGCGTGCTCACATGGGCATGTTCACAGAGCTGGCCATCCTCTACTCCAAATTCAAACCGCAGAAGATGAGGGAACACCTGGAGCTCTTCTGGTCCCGAGTCAACATCCCGAAG GTGCTGCGGGCGGCGGAACAGGCACACCTGTGGGCGGAGCTGGTCTTCCTGTACGATAAATACGAGGAGTACGACAACGCCGTCATCACCATGATGAACCAACCCACCGACGCCTGGAAAGAGGGCCAGTTTAAGGACATCATCCCCAAG GTAGCCAATGTGGAGCTGTACTACAAAGCCTTGCAGTTCTACCTGGACTTCAAGCCCCTGCTGATAAACGACCTCCTGACCGTCCTGTCCCCCCGACTCGACCACACCCGAGCCGTCTCCTTCTTCTCTAAG ATGacccagctgcagctggtgaAGCCGTACCTGCGATCAGTGCAGAGCCACAATAACAGAGGAGTGAACGAGGCCTTGAACAGCCTgctgacggaggaggaggacttcCAG GGTCTGCGGGCGTCCATCGACGCGTACGACAACTTCGACAACATCAGCCTGGCGCAGCGGCTGGAGGGGCACGAGCTGGTGGAGTTCCGCCGCATCGCCGCGTACCTGTACAAGGGAAACCACCGCTGGACCCAGAGCGTGGAGCTCTGCAAGAAGGACCGCCTGTATAAG GATGCCATGCTGTACGCAGCGGAGTCGAAGGACGCGGAGCTGGCGGAGAAGCTGCTGCAGTGGTTCCTGGAGGAGGGGAAGAAGGAGTGCTTCGCCGCCTGTCTGTTCGCCTCGTACGACCTGCTCCACCCCGACGTGGTGCTGGAGCTGGCCTGGAGACACAACATCATGGACTTCGCCATGCCCTACTTCATCCAGCTCATGAGGGAGTACCTGACCAAA GTTGATGAGGTTGCGGAGAAGGTGACG GTCGACAAACTGGAAGCTTCAGAAAGCCAAAGGAAAACGGAGGAGGAAGTGACAGAGCCGACTCCAATAGTGTTCG GGCAGCAGCTGATGTTGACAGCAGGCCCAGGAGCAGTGCCCCCCCAGGCGGGGTACCCCGCTTACGGCTACAGCGCTCCGGGGTACAGCCAGCCCCCCTACGGGTACAACATGTAA
- the cltcl1 gene encoding clathrin heavy chain 1 isoform X2, whose amino-acid sequence MAQILPIRFQEHLQLQSLGVNPANIGFSYLTMESDRFICIREKVGEQNQVVIIDMNDPTNPIRRPISADSAIMNPTSKVIALKAAKTLQIFNIEMKSKLKAHTMVEEVMFWKWISVNTVALVTETAVFHWGMEGDSQPLKMFDRHASLAGCQIINYRTDEQQKWLLLIGISAQQNRVVGAMQLYSVDRKVSQPIEGHAAAFAQFKVEGNAKPSTLFCFAVRSQAGGKLHIIEVGQPAAGNQPFAKKAVDVFFPPEAQTDFPVAMQIGTKHGVIYLITKYGYIHLYDLESGVCIYMNRISAETIFVTAPHGPTSGIIGVNKKGQVLSVCVEEENIVSYATSVLQNPDLGLRMAVRSNLAGAEELFARKFSTLFAQGSYSEAAKVAASAPKGILRTADTIRKFQSVPAQPGQASPLLQYFGILLDQGQLNKFESLELCRPVLQQGRKQLLEKWLKEDKLECSEELGDLVKSADPTLALSVYLRANVPNKVIQCFAETGQFQKIVLYAKKVGYSPDWIFLLRNVMRVSPEQGLQFAQMLAQDEEPLANINQVVDVFMESSLIQQCTSFLLDALKNNRPAEGHLQTRLLEMNLIHAPQVADAILGNQMFTHYDRAHIAQLCEKAGLLQRALEHYTDLYDIKRTVVHTHLLNPEWLVNFFGSLSVEDSVECLRAMLSANIRQNLQLCVQVASKYHEQLGTQNLVELFESFKSYEGLFYFLGSIVNFSQDPDVHFKYIQAACKTGQIKEVERICRESNCYDPDRVKNFLKEAKLTDQLPLIIVCDRFDFVHDLVLYLYRNSLQKYIEIYVQKVNPSRLPVVIGGLLDVDCSEDVIKNLIMVVRGQFSTDELVAEVEKRNRLKLLLPWLESRIHEGCEEPATHNALAKIYIDSNNNPERFLRENPFYDSAVVGRYCEKRDPHLACVAYERGECDLDLIKVCNENSLFKSEARYLVRRKDADLWANVLEESNPFRRQLIDQVVQTALSETQDPEEVSVTVKAFMTADLPNELIELLEKIVLDNSVFSEHRNLQNLLILTAIKADRTRVMEYINRLDNYDAPDIANIAISNELFEEAFAIFRKFDVNTSAIQVLIEHIGNLDRAYEFAERCSEPAVWSQLARAQLQQELLKQAIDSYIKADDPSAYMEVVSAASKNSNWEDLVKFLQMARKKAREAYVETELIFALAKTNRLAELEEFVSGPNNAHIQQVGDRCYDEGMYDAAKLLYNNVSNFARLASTLVHLGEYQAAVDSARKANSTRTWKEVCFACVDGTEFRLAQICGLHIVIHADELEELIGYYQDRGYFEELIALLEAALGLERAHMGMFTELAILYSKFKPQKMREHLELFWSRVNIPKVLRAAEQAHLWAELVFLYDKYEEYDNAVITMMNQPTDAWKEGQFKDIIPKVANVELYYKALQFYLDFKPLLINDLLTVLSPRLDHTRAVSFFSKMTQLQLVKPYLRSVQSHNNRGVNEALNSLLTEEEDFQGLRASIDAYDNFDNISLAQRLEGHELVEFRRIAAYLYKGNHRWTQSVELCKKDRLYKDAMLYAAESKDAELAEKLLQWFLEEGKKECFAACLFASYDLLHPDVVLELAWRHNIMDFAMPYFIQLMREYLTKVDEVAEKVTVDKLEASESQRKTEEEVTEPTPIVFGQQLMLTAGPGAVPPQAGYPAYGYSAPGYSQPPYGYNM is encoded by the exons ATGGCTCAGATACTGCCTATACGTTTTCAGGAACATCTGCAG CTGCAGAGCCTGGGCGTGAACCCGGCCAACATCGGCTTCAGCTACCTGACCATGGAGTCGGACCGCTTCATCTGCATCCGCGAGAAGGTGGGCGAGCAGAACCAGGTGGTGATCATCGACATGAACGACCCCACCAACCCCATCCGCCGACCAATCAGCGCAGACAGCGCCATCATGAACCCCACCAGCAAGGTCATCGCCCTCAAAg ctgctAAGACGCTGCAGATCTTCAACATCGAGATGAAGAGCAAGCTGAAGGCGCACACCATGGTGGAGGAGGTGATGTTCTGGAAGTGGATCTCGGTGAACACGGTGGCGCTGGTGACGGAGACCGCCGTGTTCCACTGGGGCATGGAGGGCGACTCGCAGCCGCTCAAGATGTTCGACCGCCACGCCAGCCTGGCCGGCTGCCAGATCATCAACTACAGAACCGACGAGCAGCAGAAGTGGCTCCTGCTCATTGGCATCTCCGCCCAG CAAAACCGGGTGGTGGGCGCCATGCAGCTGTACTCGGTGGACAGGAAGGTGTCCCAGCCAATCGAAGGCCACGCTGCTGCTTTCGCTCAGTTCAAGGTGGAGGGAAACGCCAAACCCTCCACCCTCTTCTGCTTCGCTGTGAGGAGCCAGGCCGGGGGGAAG CTGCACATAATAGAGGTGGGCCAGCCTGCCGCTGGGAATCAGCCGTTTGCTAAGAAGGCCGTGGACGTGTTCTTCCCCCCCGAGGCACAGACGGACTTCCCCGTGGCCATGCAG ATTGGTACCAAACACGGCGTCATCTACCTGATCACCAAGTACGGCTACATTCACCTGTATGACCTGGAGTCCGGCGTGTGCATCTACATGAACCGCATCAGCGCAGAGACCATCTTCGTCACCGCCCCCCACGGCCCCACCTCCGGCATCATCGGGGTCAACAAGAAGGgccag GTTCTGTCGGTGTgcgtggaggaggagaacaTAGTGAGCTACGCCACCAGCGTGCTGCAGAACCCGGACCTGGGCCTGCGCATGGCCGTGCGCAGCAACCTGGCCGGCGCAGAGGAGCTCTTCGCCCGCAAGTTCAGCACGCTGTTCGCCCAGGGGAGCTACTCGGAGGCCGCCAAAGTCGCCGCGTCCGCCCCTAAG GGCATCCTGCGCACGGCCGACACCATCCGGAAGTTCCAGAGCGTCCCGGCGCAGCCCGGCCAGGCCTCGCCCCTGCTGCAGTATTTCGGCATCCTGCTGGACCAGGGCCAGCTCAACAAGTTCGAGTCCCTGGAGCTGTGCCGGCCCGTCCTGCAGCAGGGCCGCaagcagctgctggagaagTGGCTCAAAGAGGACAAG ctGGAGTGCTCGGAGGAGCTGGGTGATTTGGTGAAGAGTGCGGACCCCACTCTGGCCCTCAGTGTGTACCTGCGGGCCAACGTCCCCAACAAGGTCATCCAGTGCTTCGCCGAGACCGGCCAGTTCCAGAAGATCGTGCTGTATGCCAAAAAG GTGGGGTACTCCCCGGACTGGATCTTCCTCCTGAGGAACGTGATGCGGGTCAGCCCAGAACAGGGCCTGCAGTTCGCCCAGATGCTGGCCCAAGACGAGGAGCCGCTGGCCAACATCAACCAG GTGGTAGACGTGTTCATGGAGAGCAGTCTGATCCAGCAGTGCACGTCCTTCCTGCTGGACGCTCTGAAGAACAACAGGCCAGCGGAGGGCCACCTGCAGACTCGCCTGCTGGAGATGAACCTCATCCACGCCCCCCAG GTTGCTGATGCGATCCTGGGGAACCAGATGTTCACTCACTACGACCGCGCCCACATCGCCCAGCTGTGCGAGAAGGCGGGGCTTCTGCAGCGCGCGCTGGAGCACTACACCGACCTGTACGACATCAAACGCACTGTGGTGCACACGCACCTGCTCAACCCTGAG TGGCTGGTGAACTTCTTTGGCTCGCTGTCGGTGGAGGACTCGGTGGAGTGCCTGAGGGCCATGCTGTCCGCCAACATCCGGCAGAACCTGCAGCTCTGCGTGCAGGTGGCCTCCAAGTACCACGAGCAGCTGGGCACCCAGAACCTGGTGGAGCTCTTCGAGTCCTTCAAGAGCTACGAAG GGCTCTTCTACTTCCTGGGCTCCATTGTGAACTTCAGCCAGGACCCCGACGTCCATTTTAAGTACATCCAGGCGGCCTGCAAAACGGGACAGATCAAAGAAGTGGAGCGGATCTGCCGGGAGAGCAACTGCTACGACCCGGACCGAGTCAAGAACTTCCTCAAG GAGGCCAAGTTAACAGACCAGCTGCCGTTGATCATCGTTTGCGATCGTTTTGACTTTGTGCACGACCTGGTTCTCTACCTGTACAGGAACAGCCTGCAGAAGTACATCGAGATCTACGTGCAGAAG GTGAACCCCAGCCGTCTGCCCGTGGTGATTGGGGGGCTGCTGGACGTGGACTGCTCGGAGGACGTGATTAAGAACCTGATCATGGTGGTGCGAGGCCAGTTCTCCACCGACGAGCTGGTGGCCGAGGTTGAGAAGAGGAACAG gCTGAAGCTCCTGTTGCCGTGGCTGGAGTCTCGTATCCACGAGGGCTGTGAGGAGCCGGCCACCCACAACGCCCTGGCCAAGATCTACATCGACAGCAACAACAACCCCGAGCGCTTCCTGCGGGAGAACCCCTTCTACGACAGCGCGGTGGTGGGGCGCTACTGCGAGAAGAGGGACCCCCACCTGGCCTGCGTGGCCTACGAGCGCGGGGAGTGCGACCTGGACCTCATCAAG gtgtgcAATGAGAACTCCCTCTTCAAGAGCGAGGCGCGCTACCTGGTGCGCCGGAAAGATGCGGACCTGTGGGCCAACGTTCTGGAAGAGAGCAACCCCTTCAGACGCCAGCTGATCGATCAG GTGGTGCAGACGGCCCTGTCGGAGACGCAGGACCCCGAGGAGGTCTCCGTGACGGTGAAGGCCTTCATGACGGCCGACCTGCCCAACGAGCTCAtcgagctgctggagaagatcGTGCTGGACAACTCCGTCTTCAGCGAGCAccg GAACCTGCAGAACCTCCTGATCCTGACGGCGATCAAAGCGGACCGCACGCGCGTGATGGAGTACATCAACCGCCTGGACAACTACGACGCGCCCGACATCGCCAACATCGCCATCAGCAACGAGCTCTTCGAGGAGGCCTTCGCCATCTTCCGCAAGTTCGACGTCAACACCTCCGCTATCCag GTGCTGATCGAGCACATCGGGAACCTGGACCGGGCGTACGAGTTTGCGGAGCGCTGCAGCGAGCCGGCCGTGTGGAGCCAGCTGGCCCgggcccagctgcagcaggagctgctcAAGCAGGCCATCGACTCCTACATCAAAGCAGACGACCCGTCCGCCTACATGGAGGTGGTCAGCGCCGCCAGCAAGAACA GTAACTGGGAGGACCTGGTGAAGTTCCTGCAGATGGCGAGGAAGAAGGCTCGGGAGGCGTATGTGGAGACGGAGCTCATCTTCGCTCTGGCCAAAACCAACCGCCTGGCCGAGCTGGAGGAGTTTGTGAGCGGCCCCAACAACGCCCACATCCAgcag gTGGGGGACCGTTGCTATGACGAGGGCATGTACGACGCCGCCAAGCTGCTGTACAACAACGTGTCGAACTTCGCCCGCCTGGCGTCCACGCTGGTGCACCTGGGCGAGTACCAGGCGGCCGTGGACAGCGCCCGCAAGGCCAACAGCACCCGCACTTGGAAAGAG GTGTGCTTCGCCTGTGTGGATGGGACGGAATTCCGGCTGGCCCAAATCTGCGGCCTGCACATCGTTATCCACGCTGACGAGCTGGAGGAGCTCATCGGCTACTACCAG GACCGGGGGTACTTTGAGGAGCTGATCGCCCTGCTGGAGGCCGCGTTGGGGCTGGAGCGTGCTCACATGGGCATGTTCACAGAGCTGGCCATCCTCTACTCCAAATTCAAACCGCAGAAGATGAGGGAACACCTGGAGCTCTTCTGGTCCCGAGTCAACATCCCGAAG GTGCTGCGGGCGGCGGAACAGGCACACCTGTGGGCGGAGCTGGTCTTCCTGTACGATAAATACGAGGAGTACGACAACGCCGTCATCACCATGATGAACCAACCCACCGACGCCTGGAAAGAGGGCCAGTTTAAGGACATCATCCCCAAG GTAGCCAATGTGGAGCTGTACTACAAAGCCTTGCAGTTCTACCTGGACTTCAAGCCCCTGCTGATAAACGACCTCCTGACCGTCCTGTCCCCCCGACTCGACCACACCCGAGCCGTCTCCTTCTTCTCTAAG ATGacccagctgcagctggtgaAGCCGTACCTGCGATCAGTGCAGAGCCACAATAACAGAGGAGTGAACGAGGCCTTGAACAGCCTgctgacggaggaggaggacttcCAG GGTCTGCGGGCGTCCATCGACGCGTACGACAACTTCGACAACATCAGCCTGGCGCAGCGGCTGGAGGGGCACGAGCTGGTGGAGTTCCGCCGCATCGCCGCGTACCTGTACAAGGGAAACCACCGCTGGACCCAGAGCGTGGAGCTCTGCAAGAAGGACCGCCTGTATAAG GATGCCATGCTGTACGCAGCGGAGTCGAAGGACGCGGAGCTGGCGGAGAAGCTGCTGCAGTGGTTCCTGGAGGAGGGGAAGAAGGAGTGCTTCGCCGCCTGTCTGTTCGCCTCGTACGACCTGCTCCACCCCGACGTGGTGCTGGAGCTGGCCTGGAGACACAACATCATGGACTTCGCCATGCCCTACTTCATCCAGCTCATGAGGGAGTACCTGACCAAA GTTGATGAGGTTGCGGAGAAGGTGACG GTCGACAAACTGGAAGCTTCAGAAAGCCAAAGGAAAACGGAGGAGGAAGTGACAGAGCCGACTCCAATAGTGTTCG GGCAGCAGCTGATGTTGACAGCAGGCCCAGGAGCAGTGCCCCCCCAGGCGGGGTACCCCGCTTACGGCTACAGCGCTCCGGGGTACAGCCAGCCCCCCTACGGGTACAACATGTAA